The Nakamurella antarctica genomic interval CAGCTGCCCAAGCGGGAGTTGATCTGCGACTGCCCCCGGGGTTGTCGATGGAAGAGGCCGAATCGATGGTGAACGCCGCTGTGGCAGATATCGACTCGGCGACGGTGTCCCGAATCAAAGGCTGGGACGCGAACTGGACCTCCCCGCACACCCCGCTCGTGCAGGCTTTCGCTGCGGCGTCGGTCGCCGTCACCGGGGCGGACCCGCAGTACGCGGTCCGACTGCCAGCCAGCGATGCGAGCCGGTGGCGCCGGGAAGGAATCCCCGCCCTGTGTTACGGCCCGCAACCCACGCTGTCGGCGGGGATTGACGACTATGCGGAGGAGCAAGAGGTGCTGGACTGCGCCGCCCTCTATGCGGTTGCCGCGCTGAATTATCTGGTTCAGGAGTAACAGCCGCCGACGCTAGACTCCGTACAAAATATATGTTATACAAAACACAAGAGTGGTCATGTGGACCACGCGTCGAGGAGTGAAAACACTATGGCTGGTACGCACGAGATCGCGCCCTTCCTGGGCACTCCAATGCCCGTGGAATTCGTGGCCAAGCTGGCGTCTTTCGAGGTCGTCGGGTCCAGCGTCATCATCGCCTGCGACACCGAGCGGCATATGCCCGAAATGCAGGACTACTACGGAACGCTGTGCGAAACCGTCCTATCCGCACCCACGGCGGGCACCCCGTCCACGGTGCGGCTGGATTTCTGGACCCCGTCCGTTATGCGGCTTCGATACAGCGCTGGATCCGACGTTCCCGCTACGCCAGTACCGCCCCTGATCGGAGGGGAGGGCGCCATCAGCCCGATGCTGATCGGCGCGCCGGACAAGCAGGTAGCGCTGGAAATGACCGAAACCGACGACGAAGTGACGATCACAACGTCGGCAGTCGTCCTCACCATTACCAAAGATCCGTGGCAGCTGACCCTGCGCGATAGAGCCGGCAAGATGCTGTGGTCCACCAAGCCCGTTGATATCGACGGATTGAGCCGCCCCCGGAACCAATGGAACCCGCCCGAGCAGCGCTGGATCTTCCTGCACCGGTACGCCTACCCCCTGGGTCGCGTGTGCGGCAAAGACCGGAACACCGTCTTCGCGTCCTTCGAACTGCGGCATGACGAGAAAATCGTCGGCTTCGGCGAGGCCTTCGGCCGGTTCGACAAGGTCGGCACCTCGCAGATGCTCTGGCTGCAGGAAGCGTTCGGCAACGCCAGCCCCGCCTCCTATAAGCAGGTTCCGTTCTATATCTCGAACCACGGACACGCCGCCTTCGTGCACACCTCCAACGCGGTGCGCTTCGACGTCGGAAGCCGCGAGCACACCGCGATGTCGGTGATGATCGAAGACACCGACGCTCTCGACATGTTCGTCATCGCCGGAAAGCCCGCCGAGATTCTGCCGCGCTACACGTCTTTGACGGGCGCGCCAGCAGTGCCGCCGCCGTGGTCGTTCGGGTTCTGGCTGGGCCGGATCACCTACGACTCGCAAGAGCAGGTCGAGGCCGTCGCCAAGGAACTGCGCGAGAGACGCATCCCCACCGACGTCATCCACATCGACACCGGTTGGTTCAAAAAGGACTACACCTGCGACCTCACGTTCTCGCCCACCCGGTTCCCCGACCCGGCCGGAATGATGGCCCGTCTTCGCGAACAGGGCATCCGGGTGTGTCTTTGGCAGTGGCCGAACTACAACGTCGCCAGCCCGCTCTTCGATGAGGGGCTGGAAGGCGGTTACCTCGCCAAGCGCACCAGCGGCCATGCTTTCACCTTCCCCGGCGGTTATGGGCAGGACGCCGGAATGATCGACTTCTCCAACCCCGAAGCCGTCGAGTGGTACCAGGGAAAGCTTGCTGCCCTGTTCGAATTAGGGGTTTCGTCGATCAAGGTGGACTACGGCGAAGGTGCCGTCCCGTCCGCGAGCTACGCGAATATTCCGTCGGAGTCGATGCGCAACCTCTACCCGCTGCTCTACCAAGACGCGGTCTGGCAAGCGTCAGTGCGGGCCGGCGGGGAAGATGCCGTCATTTGGGCACGTGCGGGGTGGGCCGGGTCGCAGCGGTATCCGATCCACTGGAGCGGCGACGGCATCGCCCGTTTCGAGGACCTGCCGTGCGTGCTGCGCGGGATGTTGTCGATGGGTCTGTCCGGTTTCTGTTTCTACAGCCACGACGTCGGGGGCTTCTCCGGCAATCCCAGCCCGGAGCTCTACATCAGGTGGCTGCAGTTGGGCGTCTTCTCCTCACACGTCCGCGCGCACGGATCCCCGCCGCGAGAACCGTGGGAATACGGTTCGCACGCCGAAGAGGTCACCCGCCGCTACCTGGATCTTCGCTACCGGTTGATGCCATACCTGTTCACCGCCGCGGTCGAGGGGGCGCGCCGATCGCTGCCCGTTGCGCGTCCGCTGATCCTGGATTCCCCGGAGGACCCGATCAGCTGGAACATCGATGATGTCTACCTCTTCGGCCCGGATATCTTGGTGGCTCCGATCCTGCAGGAGGGCGCTACCAGTCGTACCGCTTACCTGCCTTCGGGTGCCTGGTTGAACTTCTGGACCGGCGAATCGGTGACAGGCGGCGCGTTCGTCACCGTCGAGGCCGACTTGGAAACGCTGCCACTGTTCGTGCGCAGCGGCTCGATGATCCCGATGGGACCCGAGCAGCAATACGTCGGGGAGCACCCGTGCGACCCGCTCGAACTGCACTTCTGGGGGCCCACGACCAGCGGCGAACAGGCTGTACATATCGCCCAGGGCAAGGTCGTAAAGGTTGCGTGGCAGACCGTCGACGGCAAGTTGGAGGTCGACGCGGTCGGTGCACCCGGGCTTGTAGAGATCGTTATGCACCACGGCGGGGTAGTCCCATCCGGATACCGGAGTATCGAGCGCTAAATCCCCGAGCTTGAACGGGCTGAGTTTCGTCATCGCGTCTGGAATGTGTCAGCGCGTCTGGCGAAACCCAGCCCGTTTTTGTGTTCCGTATCGACCCGGCCTTGCCGCCACCCTGTGCGCCAACGCCGCCACCCTGTGCGCCAGCACCGCCATGGCTCCGGACCGGCCGAGTGCAGCTTTACCACGCATATTCTGTCGATTTGCGGCAAAATTGCGTGGTGAACCTTCACTCGGCGATAACGCAGCGCTCAATGGGGCAAAGAGTCAGCGCCAATGAGCGGTCACGGCGGGTTCGGGTAAATATTCTCGCTGACGGGGCTCCTCCCACGACCGCCTGCTGCACTCCGCCCTTTTTGCTCCACTAGTAGGAGGGAGCTCCACCTCGAACTGGAGCCGCCTCCACAAAATGGCGCAGGTAAGGCGCAAGAACCGCCGTGTGTGCCGCGCGGCTGCGAGGCCGCCCCGGTGCGCCGGCCCGACAGCGAGGCCGCCCCGGTGCGCCGGCCCGACAGCGAGGCCGCCCCGGTGCGCCGGCCAGACAGCGAGGCCGCCCCGGTGCGCCGGCCCGAAAGTAAGGCCGCCCCGGTGCGCCGGCCAGACAGAGAGGCCGCCCCGGGTGTTCGCGGTAACGAAAACGCGGGTACTTCGGTCTCAGGTCAATAACTTCGCAGATTTAACTTGTGGTGCCGGTCATACTGTGTATTGTATAAGATATTATTCATTCAACGATGGGGGTTTTACATGAAGTACGCAAGCGCATCAGTGCTGATCGTCAGCATGTTGGTGGCCGTCGCTGGGTGCGGCAGTAGTTCCGACACCGCCGGCACCACCGCGGCGAGCAAGAGCTCTAGCTCGGCAGCAGCAACAAGCGCAGGAGCAAGCGCAGGAGCAAGCGCTACCTCAAGCGAGGCCCCCAGCGCAGCAACGAGCGCGAGCGGTTCGGGTACAGCAGCGTCGGGCGATGCCACCTGCGAGTCGATTGCTGCGAAGTACCCTGCACTCAAAGGCACCACGGTGAAAGTGGGTACCTCGCCGGGCGCTGGGAATTATGACGCTGTCGACGAGCAGGACCCGAACAAAATTGTGGGGGTCGAGCCAGATCTTTACGACGCAGTGAGCAAATGTGTCGGATTCTCGTGGGAGCTTCAGAAGCAAGACTTCAGTGGACTGATTCCGGCTATGCAGGCTGGCCAGATCAACATGATTTCGTCCGGAATGTATGCCTCTGACGAACGTGCGCAGCAGATCAACTTCGTCCAGTACATGAAGGCGGGGGAGGCGTCGATGGTCGCCAAGGGCAACCCGAAGGGCCTGACGTCGATCGAATCCACCTGCGGAATGACTGCCGCTCAGGTGACGGGGACTGTCGAGAACGCAATTTTCGACAAGCAGAGTGCTGCCTGCGAAGCCGCAGGAAAGCCTGCAATCGTGGCTTTGTCGTTCCAGGACAACAGTCAAGCGGTGAGCGCTGTTGCTCAGGGTCGCGCTGACATCTTTCTGACCGACAGCGGGGTGGCTGCCTACCTCGCGGCGAAATTCCCGAAGCTCGAGATTGGATTCCCAATCGTGTCAGACTTCGTGTTTGGTTTCGGATTCGCCAAGGATAATGCAGATTTAACGAATGCGTTCCAAGACGCTCTCACCCTGTTCTACAAAAATGGCGATCTGGAAAAAATGATTGTCAAGTGGGGTTTCGATGCGTCGCAGATTTTCGAACCGGCAATCAAGTCTTAATTAAGCAAGTCGTAGGCTATCAAGTCTTTCTGAATTAAAAAGTGGTGGGAAGCGATGATGGACGCTTCCCGCCACAAATTCGGCTATACATCTCGCACGTGTTACACCCTCCGTAAATAATCCGCCGGGCATCAGGAGCTTGACATGACGCTTTTTTGGCACTATCTCACCTCCTCCTTTTTGTGGGAGGGATTACTATCGGCAGTCCAAGTAGCCGCGATTGCTATGGTGCTAGCGTTAGTCTTGGGATTGATCTTGGCCACTATGCGCGAATCAAAGCACTGGTGGATTCGCCTTCCAGCAACGATTTATGTCTGGATTATGCGCGGTACACCGCTGCTCCTCCAGTTAATCTACATTTACAACGTATTGCCTGAGTTTGGTATAACGTTAAACACTTTCCAGGCGGCAGTTATTGGGTTTGCTTTGAATGAAGCGGCTTTTTCAGGGGAGATTATTCGCGGCGGTATCCGGTCGGTAGCTCGTACACAAATTGTCGCGGCGCAATCTTTAGGCATGTCATCGTCGTTGACTTTGGTCAGGGTAGTGTTACCGCAGGCTCTACGAGCCATTGTTCCCGCTTTATCAAACAACGCAATCTCGCTGCTGAAATCAACCTCGCTGGCCTATGTTATCGCGTTAAGTGAAGTGATGTCCAGAGCAGTATCAGTCGCTTCGCAGAATTTTGAATACATTCCAGTACTTTCGGCCGCAGGTGTCGTTTACTTAGCTGCCACTACGATATTGACCGGAGGGCAGATGTTGCTTGAACGCAAGTTCTCCCTCGACCGCGACACTACCTCCGGCCCCATGCAGCGCATGTTTGGCAGCGGCATTCGCCAGATTCGCTCGAAAATGCGTACAGAGCGGGCCGAAGACATGGCTACGCACGAGGTGAAGAACGATGCAGGGGAGGTTCTGAGCTCGAACAGCGAAGTTCCGCTGACGAAGCCTGCAACCGGCGGCGTCGCCGAAATGGTCAAGACCAGCTCGAAACCTGAGCAAAAGACTAGCGGCGAAGTTTTTGTGACCTGCCGCAATATTTCCAAGTCCTACGGCCCTCGCCCCATCCTTCGCAGCGTCGACCTCGACGTGAAAGCCGGCGAGGTCGTCGTCATCATGGGACCCAGTGGCTCGGGCAAGAGCACCCTGCTGCGGCTGATCAACCACCTCGAGCCGATGGACGGCGGCGAAATTCTCGTCGACGGCAAGCACGTTGGATATCGCCGGGTCAAGGGCGAACTGAAGCCGGTCGGCAATCTTGCCAAGGCCCGCGCGGATGCTCGGATCGGAATGGTATTCCAGCACTTCAACCTGTTCGACCATCTTCCGGTGATCGACAACGTGACGATTGCACCGACGCGCGTTTACAAGGAGAACCCGGCCGATGTGAAGCGCCGGGCGATCGGCCTTCTCACGGATGTGGGGCTGCACCGTCATATCGACCACCTGCCGCATCGCCTTTCCGGCGGTCAGCAGCAACGTGTGGCTATTGCGCGAGCCCTGGCGATTACCCCGAATTTGATGCTCTTCGATGAGCCAACATCGGCACTCGACCCGGAGCTGGTTGGCGAAGTGTTATCCGTCATCCGCAAGCTGGCCGACGCTGGTATGACGATGATTATCGTGACCCACGAAGTGCGTTTCGCTCGCGACGTTGCCGACAAGGTCGTCTTTATGGACGAGGGTGTCGTTGTCGAGCAGGGCACCCCGCAAGAGGTTCTGGAGAACCCGCAGAACCCGCGCACCCGGCAATTCTTGAACATGGTGGCCCGCGAAGAAGCCGTGTGACCCCACGCTCAATTCAGCTGAGCGCGGCTTGTATACGATATTATTTTATTTCAACTAGGAGGTGCGAGATGACTACAGCGACGCAAAATACAGGTCGACGATCGTTGCCGCTGACTCTGCCCGCACTCCTTGGAGCGACCACGCTTCCAGGCCGGCTCTACAGTGAGCTCGAGTCAGCCATCATTCGGGGCACACTGCAACCGGGCGAGCGGCTGCACGCCGACGACCTCGCAAAGCATTTTGGTGTGAGCCGGATTCCGATTCGGGAGGCGCTCAGCTCGCTGGGTCAAGCCGGATGGGTGGAGATCAAGCCGCGGCACGGAGTGCACGTCCGCGAGAGAACCGTTGTCGAGTTGAACGAACTGTTCGATTTTCGGGCCGACGTCGAAGCACTCGTCGCTCGTTGGGCCGCGGAGCGCCGGACCGATTCTGACCTGGTCAATTTGAAGCTGGCGGTTGAGCGGACCCGAGACGCCGGGGCAACCGTGGCCGACGATGACGGCAATGGGTTTATCGGGTTCCGCGAGGCGCTACGCCAGGCGGCACATAACAGCGTGTTGGCCGCCACTTCGGCGAGCTTGGAAAAGCGGGCCCGTTTCTACTTCTCCACCGTGCAGGACCAGCTCGGAAGCGATTGGGTCCAACTGGAGCAGCAGGTCCTCGACTACGTGGTTGCGGGTGACGGCGAGAAAGCTGCCGCGCTCACCGGCGAACACATCCGCGACACCGGGGTGGCAGTTCATCAGATCCTGTTCGGAAATTCTGTCTGACGCTGGTGTTGACGCCATCGGTCAGGGTGGGTTGCTCTCTGAGGAGATGCGGACCCTGGTCACGAGGTGGCACTAATGACGCGATTTAAAATATCCCTCAGGTGCTCAAGTTCTTCGGCAGTCATCTCGAGTTGCTTCATCACGGCGGGCGGAATCTGCAGAGCTTGTTTTCGCAGCTCTGTGCCCGCATCGGTGAGACTCACCGCGAGAAGCCGCTCATCATGCTGATCGCGCGCGCGCCGCAACAGGCCGGCGGTCTCAAGGCGCTTGAGCAAGGGCGATAGCGTTCCGGGGTCCAACTGCAGGAGGCTGCTGAGGTCTTTCACCGACAGTCGATCGTGCTGCCAGAGGGCCAACATCACTAAGTACTGCGGATGCGTCAGGCCCAAAGGCTCCAAGATGGGCTTGTAGAGCGAGACAATGCCGCGAGCTGCCACGACCAATCCGAAGCACACCTGCTTATCTAGCTCAAGCAACGTTGTGGCGTGATCTAGCGAATTGGGATGGGTCATAATTCACACTGTACCAATGATTGGTGCACCAATCATTGGTGTACGGTAAAAATATGAAGAGCACGTTGATGGTGGCGGCGACGAGCGCGCTGCTTCTCCTGCTGGGCGCCGGAGTGGCGGCAGCAACCCCCGTGGCGGGCACCCCAGAATCGGGGTTTTCCACCCAAACGGTGATATTTGTCGTCCTAGGGTTCTTAGGTCTGATCATTGTGTCCGCGCTGGGTCCCCTGTCGCGAATGCACGAGCATCGCGAAGAGCGGCGCTTGGAAGCCGCCGAAGCGGAGCTGGCGGCCAAAAGTACCGTGGCCTCGGGGGTCGCAGAGACGGGTTCGCTGTCAGCAGGGGACGCGCCAGTAGGAGCTGCTCAGACTTCAGAAACCGCCGGTGGCGCAGACCATTAACGGCCAGTGGGGATTCGCCCCAACATCTTCTGGGTGGTGTTCTCTCATTCATGCCATTTCGGACAAACCGAAGTGCTAATTTTCGATTGATGAGCGCTGGATTCGCCAGCGAACTCGGCAGCCGGGAGTAGCCATGCGTGACGTTAAACCTCAATTCTCCCTCACGCCTGGCCGCCGACGCCCGCTGGCGCTTGCTATAGCTGCGGCGGTCGCCGGAGCGTTACTGCTGCAAGGAGTGAATGCCGCTGCTTCCACAGTGGTGTCTTCACCAGGGGTTCCGCTTCCGGCTGCAGCTTCGCGCGGCACACTGACGGACTTTTCCGCAAAAATGTTGCTAGTGCCGACGAGCGAAACGACGCCGACCAGCACGAATCCCTTGACGGATGAGACGACGCCGACCAGCACGAATCCCTTGACGGATGAGACGACGCCGACCAGCACGAATCCCTTGACGGACGACACGACGCCGACCAGCACGAATAGCACGCCCAGCACATCCAGCACGAGTGCTTCGACGACCGAGACGACGCCGCCCAGCACATCCAGCACGAGTGCTTCGACGACCGAGACGACGCCGCCCAGCACATCCAGCACGACACCAAGCCCGACAAGTTCAACGTCCTCGGCGAGCACCGCAACTCCCACCAGCGCGTCCTCCTCGACGACCGCTGTCCTGCCCGATGCTGCGGACCTAGTCGATTCCGCCACCGGTGGCGTCCGGATCGACCCTGTTCTCGCTTATCCCGGCCAAGCGGTCACAGTCGCGTTAGGCGTCGAAAATGCAGGAGTCGCTGTCACTGTCTGGGTGTTTTCCACCCCTACGTCTCTGGGTGGTCGGACTGTTTCCGGCGACGGCACCATCGGCATTGACGTTCCAGCAGACCTTCCGCTCGGTCCCCACAAAATCGCCGTCTACCGCTCGGGTGGTGCGCTGATGGGATGGGCTCCGCTGACTGTTACTGCGCGTCCTGAGCTTCCGCAGTCAACTCTCGGGCCTCGCCCGGCAGCTGCAGCC includes:
- a CDS encoding LPXTG cell wall anchor domain-containing protein translates to MFSTPTSLGGRTVSGDGTIGIDVPADLPLGPHKIAVYRSGGALMGWAPLTVTARPELPQSTLGPRPAAAAAPIAPAAKGATPARAATATLPNTGVNVNAILGFAIILLLVGSAALVWAGRRPARAAGSGAHSH
- a CDS encoding TIM-barrel domain-containing protein, which codes for MAGTHEIAPFLGTPMPVEFVAKLASFEVVGSSVIIACDTERHMPEMQDYYGTLCETVLSAPTAGTPSTVRLDFWTPSVMRLRYSAGSDVPATPVPPLIGGEGAISPMLIGAPDKQVALEMTETDDEVTITTSAVVLTITKDPWQLTLRDRAGKMLWSTKPVDIDGLSRPRNQWNPPEQRWIFLHRYAYPLGRVCGKDRNTVFASFELRHDEKIVGFGEAFGRFDKVGTSQMLWLQEAFGNASPASYKQVPFYISNHGHAAFVHTSNAVRFDVGSREHTAMSVMIEDTDALDMFVIAGKPAEILPRYTSLTGAPAVPPPWSFGFWLGRITYDSQEQVEAVAKELRERRIPTDVIHIDTGWFKKDYTCDLTFSPTRFPDPAGMMARLREQGIRVCLWQWPNYNVASPLFDEGLEGGYLAKRTSGHAFTFPGGYGQDAGMIDFSNPEAVEWYQGKLAALFELGVSSIKVDYGEGAVPSASYANIPSESMRNLYPLLYQDAVWQASVRAGGEDAVIWARAGWAGSQRYPIHWSGDGIARFEDLPCVLRGMLSMGLSGFCFYSHDVGGFSGNPSPELYIRWLQLGVFSSHVRAHGSPPREPWEYGSHAEEVTRRYLDLRYRLMPYLFTAAVEGARRSLPVARPLILDSPEDPISWNIDDVYLFGPDILVAPILQEGATSRTAYLPSGAWLNFWTGESVTGGAFVTVEADLETLPLFVRSGSMIPMGPEQQYVGEHPCDPLELHFWGPTTSGEQAVHIAQGKVVKVAWQTVDGKLEVDAVGAPGLVEIVMHHGGVVPSGYRSIER
- a CDS encoding ABC transporter substrate-binding protein → MKVGTSPGAGNYDAVDEQDPNKIVGVEPDLYDAVSKCVGFSWELQKQDFSGLIPAMQAGQINMISSGMYASDERAQQINFVQYMKAGEASMVAKGNPKGLTSIESTCGMTAAQVTGTVENAIFDKQSAACEAAGKPAIVALSFQDNSQAVSAVAQGRADIFLTDSGVAAYLAAKFPKLEIGFPIVSDFVFGFGFAKDNADLTNAFQDALTLFYKNGDLEKMIVKWGFDASQIFEPAIKS
- a CDS encoding amino acid ABC transporter permease/ATP-binding protein; translation: MTLFWHYLTSSFLWEGLLSAVQVAAIAMVLALVLGLILATMRESKHWWIRLPATIYVWIMRGTPLLLQLIYIYNVLPEFGITLNTFQAAVIGFALNEAAFSGEIIRGGIRSVARTQIVAAQSLGMSSSLTLVRVVLPQALRAIVPALSNNAISLLKSTSLAYVIALSEVMSRAVSVASQNFEYIPVLSAAGVVYLAATTILTGGQMLLERKFSLDRDTTSGPMQRMFGSGIRQIRSKMRTERAEDMATHEVKNDAGEVLSSNSEVPLTKPATGGVAEMVKTSSKPEQKTSGEVFVTCRNISKSYGPRPILRSVDLDVKAGEVVVIMGPSGSGKSTLLRLINHLEPMDGGEILVDGKHVGYRRVKGELKPVGNLAKARADARIGMVFQHFNLFDHLPVIDNVTIAPTRVYKENPADVKRRAIGLLTDVGLHRHIDHLPHRLSGGQQQRVAIARALAITPNLMLFDEPTSALDPELVGEVLSVIRKLADAGMTMIIVTHEVRFARDVADKVVFMDEGVVVEQGTPQEVLENPQNPRTRQFLNMVAREEAV
- a CDS encoding GntR family transcriptional regulator, coding for MTTATQNTGRRSLPLTLPALLGATTLPGRLYSELESAIIRGTLQPGERLHADDLAKHFGVSRIPIREALSSLGQAGWVEIKPRHGVHVRERTVVELNELFDFRADVEALVARWAAERRTDSDLVNLKLAVERTRDAGATVADDDGNGFIGFREALRQAAHNSVLAATSASLEKRARFYFSTVQDQLGSDWVQLEQQVLDYVVAGDGEKAAALTGEHIRDTGVAVHQILFGNSV
- a CDS encoding MarR family winged helix-turn-helix transcriptional regulator, with translation MTHPNSLDHATTLLELDKQVCFGLVVAARGIVSLYKPILEPLGLTHPQYLVMLALWQHDRLSVKDLSSLLQLDPGTLSPLLKRLETAGLLRRARDQHDERLLAVSLTDAGTELRKQALQIPPAVMKQLEMTAEELEHLRDILNRVISATS